A genomic segment from Treponema sp. Marseille-Q3903 encodes:
- a CDS encoding phage/plasmid primase, P4 family, translating to MEKKSIDSLARTIKTNLYIAGEMQFSDITNRDFFIKAYSQKIRYCISWNKFLIWNGTCWQIDTRGRVEEMCIDFIHKMYRALRSIDDLQLKILFEKHLVRSENYRRIQGMVGLLKMSKDLKVEDFELDKDHLLFNTPTQTINLRTEKIRDPSNKDLITNKSNFVFQKDAKCPTWNLFLQQIFNKDNDLIHFVQKAMGYALSGDVSEQCLFILWGTGANGKSTFLNVLHHLFGDYARSTMIETFMKKNSEQSNDLARLKGARLVTTSEIEQGKPLSESLIKTVTGEDELTARFLYGEYFSFKPTFKIFMATNHKPKIRGADNGIWRRIKMIPFTVTILPEQRDKKLTEKLIAENSGILNWLIQGYAMWKKEDLEDPDAVRQANEEYRMDMDAVGTFVNDCLELDAALQWRLHTKILYETYIKWCAKNNERVMSQKWLGLRMSEKGFKRLSSNGQRYWLGLAVKIEWRGIQK from the coding sequence ATGGAAAAGAAATCAATTGACTCGCTGGCTAGGACTATAAAGACAAATCTTTATATTGCCGGTGAGATGCAGTTTTCTGATATCACTAACAGAGATTTTTTTATTAAGGCATATTCTCAAAAAATCCGTTACTGTATTTCCTGGAATAAGTTTTTAATCTGGAATGGAACCTGCTGGCAGATTGATACTCGTGGACGGGTTGAAGAAATGTGCATTGACTTTATTCACAAGATGTACAGGGCTTTGCGAAGTATTGATGATTTACAGTTGAAGATTCTTTTTGAGAAGCATCTTGTAAGAAGTGAAAATTACAGACGCATTCAGGGAATGGTTGGACTTTTGAAAATGAGTAAGGATTTGAAGGTTGAAGATTTTGAGTTGGATAAGGATCATCTCCTCTTTAATACTCCGACTCAGACAATTAATTTACGAACTGAAAAAATAAGAGACCCAAGCAACAAAGATTTGATTACAAATAAAAGTAATTTTGTTTTTCAGAAGGATGCTAAATGCCCGACCTGGAATCTTTTTCTGCAGCAGATTTTTAATAAGGATAATGATTTAATTCACTTTGTTCAAAAAGCAATGGGATATGCATTAAGTGGCGATGTAAGCGAACAGTGTCTATTTATTTTGTGGGGAACTGGAGCTAATGGTAAATCTACATTCTTGAATGTGCTTCATCATCTTTTTGGTGACTATGCAAGAAGCACGATGATTGAAACTTTTATGAAGAAGAACAGCGAACAGAGTAATGACCTGGCACGTCTTAAAGGTGCGCGTCTTGTTACCACGAGTGAGATTGAACAAGGAAAACCTTTGAGCGAAAGCTTGATTAAAACTGTTACTGGTGAGGATGAATTGACAGCTCGATTTCTTTATGGGGAGTATTTTTCTTTTAAGCCAACTTTTAAGATTTTTATGGCGACAAACCATAAGCCGAAAATCCGTGGTGCTGATAACGGGATTTGGAGACGTATTAAGATGATTCCTTTTACTGTAACTATACTACCGGAACAAAGAGATAAGAAGCTTACGGAAAAACTGATTGCCGAGAATAGCGGGATTTTGAACTGGCTGATTCAGGGATATGCGATGTGGAAAAAGGAAGACCTTGAAGATCCGGATGCGGTTCGCCAAGCAAATGAGGAATATCGAATGGATATGGATGCGGTTGGAACTTTTGTGAATGACTGTCTTGAGTTGGATGCAGCTTTGCAGTGGAGACTGCATACTAAGATTTTATACGAGACTTACATTAAGTGGTGTGCGAAAAATAATGAACGGGTTATGTCACAGAAGTGGCTGGGGCTTAGGATGAGTGAGAAAGGTTTTAAGAGGCTGAGTTCTAATGGGCAGAGGTACTGGCTGGGACTGGCAGTGAAAATTGAGTGGAGAGGAATACAAAAATAA
- a CDS encoding RHS repeat-associated core domain-containing protein, giving the protein MVDKFKAEADENKLSVNEDMAENKFLDAVTKGKLAAVLNYAGFGFGDRITTMQLFIKESYEYDRNGNRIKSVTKNGTINYNYDEENRLVSSGSNGRVCIKYTYDRNGNMLARESGLKFEKYSYSSRNRLCSSQIIDKREKTQSESRYAYDAFGRRILVQDRDEACMKSIYDGFTFDIIKQSPTFANGMFTDSNETGLRISRTGRPTGDRYRYLEDDKNDGNRYYNIDDGSYRTVSDRFKGSRSAVYVNGSIAAQNADGDVSYFTTDLLGSVRATTDNSAFETDTYTYDAFGSLVQGDLSGAKDLGYLGKQFDKATGLYNYGYRDYKPDVSRFTTVDPIKDGTNWFVYCDGDSVNFVDLWGLSASDGGSKKTLVLILRETDGAGNTFNSDSVVIKAYEPSEPK; this is encoded by the coding sequence ATGGTCGATAAGTTTAAGGCGGAAGCGGATGAGAACAAGCTTTCTGTAAATGAAGATATGGCAGAAAACAAGTTTCTTGACGCTGTCACTAAAGGAAAGTTAGCCGCAGTCCTCAACTATGCAGGGTTTGGTTTTGGAGATAGAATAACTACAATGCAGTTGTTTATAAAAGAAAGCTATGAGTATGACAGAAACGGCAACAGGATTAAGTCTGTCACTAAAAATGGGACAATCAATTACAACTATGATGAAGAAAACAGGCTTGTTTCCAGTGGCAGTAACGGCAGAGTTTGTATAAAATACACGTATGACAGGAATGGAAATATGCTGGCAAGGGAATCGGGTCTGAAGTTTGAAAAATATTCATACAGCAGCCGGAACAGGCTTTGCAGTTCACAGATTATAGATAAAAGGGAAAAAACACAATCAGAGAGCCGTTACGCATACGACGCATTCGGCAGGCGAATCCTAGTTCAAGACCGAGATGAGGCTTGTATGAAAAGCATCTACGACGGCTTTACTTTTGATATCATAAAACAAAGCCCGACGTTTGCAAACGGCATGTTTACAGACAGCAATGAGACAGGACTTAGAATAAGCCGCACAGGACGCCCGACAGGCGACCGCTACCGCTATCTTGAGGACGACAAAAACGACGGAAACAGATATTATAATATTGACGATGGCAGTTACAGGACTGTATCCGACAGGTTCAAGGGCAGCAGGAGTGCAGTTTATGTAAACGGAAGCATTGCAGCGCAGAACGCTGATGGAGATGTCTCATATTTCACGACAGACTTACTAGGAAGTGTGAGAGCGACTACAGACAATTCTGCCTTTGAGACAGACACATACACCTACGACGCATTCGGCTCACTTGTACAAGGTGACTTGAGTGGCGCAAAAGACTTAGGCTACTTAGGCAAACAGTTTGACAAGGCAACGGGATTGTACAACTACGGTTACCGAGACTACAAGCCAGATGTCTCAAGGTTCACGACAGTAGACCCAATCAAAGATGGGACAAACTGGTTTGTGTACTGCGATGGTGATTCTGTGAACTTTGTGGATTTGTGGGGGTTAAGCGCAAGTGATGGAGGTAGTAAAAAAACTTTAGTATTAATACTTAGAGAAACCGACGGAGCTGGAAATACATTTAATTCTGATAGTGTTGTTATAAAGGCATACGAACCGTCTGAACCGAAGTGA
- a CDS encoding IS3 family transposase — translation MSVLCKITGISRATFYYQKDNTRKTDKDLETLEIIKMLPEKQLRYAGAKVKAHYLKLQFGIKMNHKRILRVSNLYGIHVENRVRRFPKGYYQTLKENDANLPKNILNREFSADKPLQKLVTDISYFKIKNGWLFLSAVMDLFNNEILAFRMSNHADTELAVDTINSLCDKCNISNTLIHSDQGNTYKASEYRKLLNEKGFIQSMSRVGNCWDNACMEHFFGTLKAESGYYNVSRHGLLSYQMMEELITDFIQFYNKDRIQKKLGWKSPKTFSLKCA, via the coding sequence ATAAGCGTTCTTTGTAAGATTACAGGCATAAGCCGAGCAACATTTTATTATCAGAAAGATAACACAAGGAAAACTGACAAAGACCTTGAAACACTAGAGATAATAAAAATGCTGCCTGAAAAACAATTACGCTACGCTGGCGCTAAGGTAAAAGCTCATTACCTGAAACTCCAGTTTGGCATAAAAATGAATCACAAAAGGATTTTGAGGGTATCAAATCTGTATGGGATTCATGTAGAGAACCGTGTAAGACGGTTTCCTAAGGGATATTATCAGACTTTGAAGGAGAATGATGCCAATCTGCCTAAGAATATCCTTAACAGGGAGTTTTCTGCAGATAAACCGTTGCAGAAGCTTGTGACAGATATCTCATACTTCAAAATAAAAAATGGATGGTTATTCCTTAGCGCAGTAATGGATTTATTCAACAATGAGATTCTGGCGTTCAGAATGTCTAATCATGCTGATACAGAACTTGCTGTTGATACAATAAACAGTCTGTGTGACAAATGTAATATTTCTAATACTCTGATTCACTCGGATCAGGGAAATACTTATAAAGCGTCAGAATACAGAAAACTGTTGAACGAGAAAGGTTTTATTCAGAGCATGAGTCGGGTCGGTAACTGCTGGGATAATGCCTGTATGGAACACTTTTTCGGTACACTGAAAGCAGAGTCTGGATATTATAATGTTAGTAGACATGGCTTGCTTTCATATCAAATGATGGAAGAACTAATAACTGATTTTATTCAGTTCTATAACAAGGACCGCATACAAAAAAAATTAGGCTGGAAATCACCAAAGACTTTCAGCCTAAAATGTGCGTAA